Within the Enterobacter bugandensis genome, the region GACTTTTCGCCATTGTGTGGCTGTCGATTTAGGCGCATCCAGCGGCCGTGTAATGCTCGCCACCTGGGACTGTGACCAGCACACCCTTACGCTTCGCGAAATGCACCGTTTCGCCAATTGTCTGCAAAAACAGGACGGTTTTGTGACCTGGGATATCGATGCGCTGGAGGCGGAGATCCGCACCGGACTTCACAACGTCTGCGAAGACGGTATCCGCATCGACAGTATCGGCATTGATACCTGGGGCGTGGATTACGTGCTGCTGGACAGTCACGGCGAACGCGTCGGCCTGCCCGTCTCCTACCGCGACAGCCGCACCGATGGGCTGATGGCGCACGCCATCGCGCAGCTTGGCAAGGAGAACATCTATGGTCGCAGCGGCATTCAGTTTCTGCCGTTTAACACGCTGTACCAGCTGCGCGCGCTGGTGGAGCAACAGCCAGAGCTGGTTGAAAAGGTGGCGCATGCGCTGCTGATCCCGGACTACTTAAGCTATCGTCTGACCGGCAACATGAACTGGGAATACACCAACGCCACCACCACGCAGCTGGTCAATATCAACACCGATAACTGGGATGAACACCTGCTGGCATGGACGGGCGCCTCGCCGTCCTGGTTCGGCGCGCCAACCCATCCGGGCAATGTCATCGGCCAGTGGATTTGCCCGCAGGGGAATGAAATTCCCGTTGTCGCCGTCGCCAGTCACGACACCGCAAGCGCGGTCATTGCCTCGCCGCTCGCCAGCAAAGACGCGGCCTATCTCTCCTCCGGCACCTGGTCGCTGATGGGTTTTGAGAGCAAAACGCCTTACACCAGCGACGCCGCGCTGGCCGCCAATATCACCAACGAAGGCGGTGCCGAAGGACGCTACCGCGTGCTGAAGAACATCATGGGCCTGTGGCTGCTCCAGCGGGTGCTGAAAGAGCAGAACGTCACCGACCTGCCCGCGCTTATCGCGGAAACCGAAAAGCTGAAGGCCTGCACCTTCCTGATTAACCCGAACGACGACCGCTTTATTAACCCGGTGCACATGAGCGCCGAAATCCAGGCCGCCTGTTTTGACGCGGGGCAGCCGGTACCTTCCCGCCCCGCCGAGCTGGCGCGCTGTATTTTTGACAGCCTCGCCCTGCTCTATGCCGACATCCTGAGCGAGCTGGCGAGCCTTCGCGGTAAACCGTTCAGCCAGCTGCACATCGTGGGCGGCGGCTGCCAGAACCAGCTGCTGAACCAGCTCTGCGCCGATGCCTGCGGCATTACGGTGGTGGCAGGTCCCGTAGAGGCTTCCACGCTCGGCAACATTGGCATTCAGTTGATGACGCTGGACGAACTATCAAACGTCGACGATTTCCGTTCGGTGGTGACGGCGAATAACAGCCTGACCACCTTCACCCCCAATCCCTGCCATGACATTGCCCGCTACCGGGCGCAGTTTCAGCAAAAACGACTGACTAAGGAGCTTTGCGCATGACCACTCAACTTGAACAAGCCTGGGACCTGGCTAAACAGCGTTTCGCCGCCGTCGGCGTGGATGTCGAAGAGGCGCTGCGCCAGCTCGACCGTCTGCCCGTCTCCATGCACTGCTGGCAGGGTGATGACGTCGCCGGTTTCGAAAATCCGGGCGGTTCCCTGACGGGTGGCATTCAGGCAACGGGTAACTACCCGGGCAAAGCGCGCAACGCCACCGAACTGCGTGCGGATCTGGAGCTGGCGCTGAGCCTCATCCCAGGGCCAAAACGCCTGAACCTGCACGCGATTTATCTCGAATCCGACGCACCGGTCGCGCGTAACGAAATCAAACCGGAACACTTTAAGAACTGGGTGGAGTGGGCAAAGGCCAACCGGCTGGGACTGGATTTTAACCCGTCCTGCTTCTCGCACCCGCTGAGCGCAGACGGGTTTACCCTTGCACACGCCAACGACGAAATCCGGCAGTTCTGGATCGACCACGTGAAGGCCAGCCGCCGCGTCTCGGCGTATTTCGGCGAGCAGCTCGGCACGCCGTCGGTGATGAATATCTGGATCCCGGATGGCATGAAGGACATCACCGTTGACCGTCTGGCGCCACGCCAGCGCCTGCTCGCCGCGCTGGATGAAGCCATCAGCGAGAAGCTGGACCCGGCGCACCACATCGACGCCGTCGAGAGCAAGCTGTTCGGCATTGGTGCAGAGAGCTACACCGTGGGCTCAAACGAGTTCTACATGGGCTACGCCACCAGCCGCCAGACCGCGCTGTGCCTGGATGCTGGCCACTTCCACCCAACGGAAGTCATCTCCGACAAAATTTCCGCCGCCATGCTCTACGTGCCGCGCCTGCTGCTGCACGTCAGCCGTCCGGTGCGCTGGGACAGCGACCACGTAGTCCTGCTGGACGACGAAACCCAGGCGATTGCCAGCGAAATCATCCGCCACGATCTGTTTGACCGCGTGCACATCGGACTCGACTTCTTTGACGCCTCCATCAACCGCATCGCGGCGTGGGTTATCGGCACCCGCAACATGAAGAAAGCGCTGCTGCGCGCTCTGCTGGAGCCAACCGCCGCGCTGAAACAGTTGGAAAAGAGCGGCGATTACACCGCGCGCCTGGCGCTGCTGGAGGAGCAGAAATCCCTGCCGTGGCCGGCGGTGTGGGAGATGTACTGCCAGCGTCACGATGCGCCTGCGGGCAGCCAGTGGCTGGACAACGTGCGGGCGTATGAGAAGGACGTTCTCGCCGCTCGTCAGTAAAAAATATCGCCCGGCAGCGCATTGCATGCCGGGCCTACAGGTAAAAGCAGGCCGGGTAAGCGTAACGCCACCCGGCATTTTCAAAGGAAACACTGTATGCAGACCATCACCATCTCCTGGTTCGTCCAGGGCATGATCAAAGCCACCTCCGACGCCTGGCTGAAGGGCTGGGACGAGCGCAACGGCGGCAACCTCACGCTGCGCCTGGACGATGCGGACATCGAGCCGTACGCCGCCGATTTTCATCAGAAGCCACGCTATATTGCCCTGAGCCAGCCGATGCCGCTGCTCGCCAACACGCCGTTTATCGTTACCGGTTCCGGCAAGTTCTTCCGTAACGTTCAGCTGGACCCGGAAGCCAATCTCGGCGTCGTGAGGGTAGACAGCGACGGCGCGGGATACCACATTCTGTGGGGGCTAACGGACGACGCGGTGCCGACCTCTGAACTGCCGGCGCACTTCCTCTCCCACTGCGAGCGCATCAAGGCGACCAATGGCAAAGACCGCGTGATCATGCACTGCCACGCCACTAACCTGATCGCCCTGACCTACGTGCTGGAAAATAATTCTGATTTCTTTACCCGCAAGCTGTGGGAAGGCAGTACCGAATGCCTGGTGGTCTTCCCGGACGGCGTCGGCATTCTGCCGTGGATGGTGCCGGGTACCGATGAAATCGGTCAGGCGACCGCGACGGATATGCAAAAGCACGCCCTGGTGCTGTGGCCGTTTCACGGCGTCTTCGGCAGCGGTCCGACTCTGGATGAAACCTTTGGCCTGATCGACACCGCCGAGAAATCCGCGGAGGTGCTGGTGAAGGTCTATTCCATGGGCGGCATGAAGCAGACCATCACCCGGGAAGAGCTGATCGCCCTGGGCAAACGTTTTGACGTTACCCCGATGCAGTCGGCCCTGGATTTATACGCGTAACGCCACAGGCGATAGTTAAGGAGAATTATCATGAGCTTTATGTTGGCACTTCCCAAAATTAGCCTGCATGGCGCGGGTGCAATCGGCGATATGGTCAACCTGGTGGCGACCAGGCAGTGGGGCAAAGCGCTAATTGTCACCGACGGCCAACTGGTGAAACTGGGCCTGCTCGACAGCCTGTTTACCGCGCTGGACGCCCATCAAATGTCATATCACCTGTTCGATGAGGTGTTTCCGAACCCGACGGAAGCGCTGGTGCAAAAAGGATTTGCGGCTTACCGGGACGCGGAGTGTGATTACATCATCGCCTTTGGCGGCGGCAGCCCGATTGATACCGCCAAGGCGATTAAAATCCTCACCGCTAATCCAGGCCCGTCTACCGATTACTCCGGCGTCGGCAAGGTGAAAAACGCAGGCGTGCCGCTGGTGGCGATCAACACTACCGCAGGCACCGCGGCAGAGATGACCAGCAACGCAGTGATCATCGACTCCGCGCGTCAGGTGAAAGAGGTGATTATCGACCCGAACATCATCCCGGATATTGCCGTGGACGATGCCAGCGTGATGCTTGATATTCCGGCCTCCGTGACCGCCGCAACCGGTATGGATGCGTTAACGCACGCCATTGAAGCCTATGTGTCCGTTGGCGCACACCCGCTGACCGATGCCAACGCGCTGGAAGCGATTCGCCTGATTAACCTCTGGCTGCCGAAAGCGGTCGACGACGGTCATAACCTGGAAGCGCGCGAGCAGATGGCGTTTGGTCAGTACCTGGCAGGTATGGCGTTTAACAGCGCCGGGCTGGGGCTGGTACATGCTCTGGCGCACCAACCGGGCGCAACGCACAACCTGCCGCATGGCGTGTGCAACGCCATCCTGCTGCCGATCATCGAAAACTTTAACCGCCCGAACGCGGTCGCGCGTTTTGCCCGCGTGGCGCAGGCAATGGGCGTCGATACCCGCGGGATGAGCGATGAAGCCGCAAGCATGTCCGCCATTCAGGCGATTCGCGACCTGAGCGCCCGCGTCGGCATTCCGTCCGGCTTCAGCCAGCTCGGCGTCACCAAAGCCGATATCGAAGGCTGGCTGGATAAAGCCCTCGCCGATCCGTGTGCGCCGTGTAACCCACGCACCGCCAGCCGCGACGAGGTCCGCGAGCTGTACCTGGAGGCATTATGATCCGCAAAGCGTTTGTGATGCAGATAAACCCGGACGCGCACGAGGAGTACGCGCGTCGCCACAATCCGATCTGGCCCGAACTGGAAGCTGTGCTGAAAGCCCACGGCGCGCACCACTACGCCATTTACCTCGATAAAGCACGCAACCTGCTGTTTGCGACGGTGGA harbors:
- the rhaB gene encoding rhamnulokinase, which translates into the protein MTFRHCVAVDLGASSGRVMLATWDCDQHTLTLREMHRFANCLQKQDGFVTWDIDALEAEIRTGLHNVCEDGIRIDSIGIDTWGVDYVLLDSHGERVGLPVSYRDSRTDGLMAHAIAQLGKENIYGRSGIQFLPFNTLYQLRALVEQQPELVEKVAHALLIPDYLSYRLTGNMNWEYTNATTTQLVNINTDNWDEHLLAWTGASPSWFGAPTHPGNVIGQWICPQGNEIPVVAVASHDTASAVIASPLASKDAAYLSSGTWSLMGFESKTPYTSDAALAANITNEGGAEGRYRVLKNIMGLWLLQRVLKEQNVTDLPALIAETEKLKACTFLINPNDDRFINPVHMSAEIQAACFDAGQPVPSRPAELARCIFDSLALLYADILSELASLRGKPFSQLHIVGGGCQNQLLNQLCADACGITVVAGPVEASTLGNIGIQLMTLDELSNVDDFRSVVTANNSLTTFTPNPCHDIARYRAQFQQKRLTKELCA
- the rhaA gene encoding L-rhamnose isomerase, which produces MTTQLEQAWDLAKQRFAAVGVDVEEALRQLDRLPVSMHCWQGDDVAGFENPGGSLTGGIQATGNYPGKARNATELRADLELALSLIPGPKRLNLHAIYLESDAPVARNEIKPEHFKNWVEWAKANRLGLDFNPSCFSHPLSADGFTLAHANDEIRQFWIDHVKASRRVSAYFGEQLGTPSVMNIWIPDGMKDITVDRLAPRQRLLAALDEAISEKLDPAHHIDAVESKLFGIGAESYTVGSNEFYMGYATSRQTALCLDAGHFHPTEVISDKISAAMLYVPRLLLHVSRPVRWDSDHVVLLDDETQAIASEIIRHDLFDRVHIGLDFFDASINRIAAWVIGTRNMKKALLRALLEPTAALKQLEKSGDYTARLALLEEQKSLPWPAVWEMYCQRHDAPAGSQWLDNVRAYEKDVLAARQ
- the rhaD gene encoding rhamnulose-1-phosphate aldolase — encoded protein: MQTITISWFVQGMIKATSDAWLKGWDERNGGNLTLRLDDADIEPYAADFHQKPRYIALSQPMPLLANTPFIVTGSGKFFRNVQLDPEANLGVVRVDSDGAGYHILWGLTDDAVPTSELPAHFLSHCERIKATNGKDRVIMHCHATNLIALTYVLENNSDFFTRKLWEGSTECLVVFPDGVGILPWMVPGTDEIGQATATDMQKHALVLWPFHGVFGSGPTLDETFGLIDTAEKSAEVLVKVYSMGGMKQTITREELIALGKRFDVTPMQSALDLYA
- the fucO gene encoding lactaldehyde reductase → MSFMLALPKISLHGAGAIGDMVNLVATRQWGKALIVTDGQLVKLGLLDSLFTALDAHQMSYHLFDEVFPNPTEALVQKGFAAYRDAECDYIIAFGGGSPIDTAKAIKILTANPGPSTDYSGVGKVKNAGVPLVAINTTAGTAAEMTSNAVIIDSARQVKEVIIDPNIIPDIAVDDASVMLDIPASVTAATGMDALTHAIEAYVSVGAHPLTDANALEAIRLINLWLPKAVDDGHNLEAREQMAFGQYLAGMAFNSAGLGLVHALAHQPGATHNLPHGVCNAILLPIIENFNRPNAVARFARVAQAMGVDTRGMSDEAASMSAIQAIRDLSARVGIPSGFSQLGVTKADIEGWLDKALADPCAPCNPRTASRDEVRELYLEAL
- the rhaM gene encoding L-rhamnose mutarotase; amino-acid sequence: MIRKAFVMQINPDAHEEYARRHNPIWPELEAVLKAHGAHHYAIYLDKARNLLFATVEIESEERWNAVANTDVCQRWWKYMADVMPSNPDNSPVSSELKEVFYLA